The following coding sequences are from one Plectropomus leopardus isolate mb chromosome 10, YSFRI_Pleo_2.0, whole genome shotgun sequence window:
- the upf3a gene encoding regulator of nonsense transcripts 3A isoform X2: MRSEKDQMTAGKEKSVVEIQFRDLPREQENIPGNLKQKEEKKEVFTKVVIRRLPPNLSKDQLEEQLSPLPSYDYFEFFPADQSLYPHLFSRAYINFKNTEDILLFRDRFDGYVFIDNKGQEYPAVVEFAPFQKISKKKLKKKDAKAGSIEEDPEYKRFLENYSCDEEKSMANPETLLGEIEAKTRELIAKRTTPLLEYIKNKKIEKQRIREEKREERRRRELEKKRQREEEKRKRREEERRKRKEAEKQKKLSDKDIKIKLLKKSDRDDDVDSDRMKDKSDIGETDRGKWEKAGGQMKSKDPKEKGQPESDKEQREQHGRRQRDKDHRGKDEERKRQRHHYEFDKFMRRKDETKWGKGYCQDRAKKEGHHHGYSYCPDSGDKLGKEDRDDLGNRKERLRNKDRPAMQLYQPGARNRKRMSSAGKGYDCIPVGHSPEPGTEHCFEAVTVATGLEKGFEKSKDEQ; encoded by the exons atgaGGTCTGAAAAGGACCAAATGACCGCGGGCAAGGAGAAAAGCGTCGTGGAGATACAGTTTAGAGACCTCCCCAGAGAGCAGGAGAACATTCCCGGTAACCTGAagcagaaagaagagaaaaaagaggttTTTACGAAG GTGGTGATTCGAAGGCTTCCACCTAACCTTTCAAAGGACCAACTAGAGGAGCAGCTCAGTCCGCTTCCCTCCTATGATTATTTTGAGTTCTTTCCAGCCGATCAAAG TCTTTACCCCCACCTGTTCTCCAGAGCATATAtcaactttaaaaacacagaggacatCCTTCTGTTCAGGGACCGATTCGATGGCTACGTCTTCATTGACAACAAGG GCCAAGAGTATCCTGCAGTGGTGGAGTTTGCCCCCTTCCAGAAAATCTCCAAgaagaaactaaaaaagaaagatgccAAAGCCGGGAGCATTGAGGAAG ACCCAGAATATAAGCGGTTCTTGGAGAATTACTCCTGTGATGAGGAGAAGTCAATGGCCAACCCCGAGACTCTGCTGGGAGAGATAGAGGCTAAGACCAGAGAGCTTATAG CCAAACGGACAACACCACTGTTGGAGTAcatcaaaaataagaaaattgagaaacag AGAATAcgggaggagaagagagaggagaggagaagacgTGAGCTTGAGAAGAAACGgcaaagggaggaggagaagagaaagcgacgagaggaggagagacgcAAACGAAAAGAGGCAGAGAAGCAAAAGAAACTGTCtgataaagacattaaaatcaAG CTCCTGAAGAAAAGTGACCGGGACGATGACGTGGATTCTGACCGAATGAAGGACAAAAGTGACATCGGGGAGACGGACAGAGGCAAATGGGAAAAAGCTGGAGGACAGATGAAGTCGAAGGACCCCAAAGAAAA AGGTCAGCCTGAGAGTGACAAGGAGCAGCGAGAGCAGCACGGCCGCAGACAGAGAGATAAGGACCACCGCGGGAAAGACGAAGAGAGGAAACGACAGAGACACCACTATGAGTTTGACAAGTTCATGCGCCGCAAAGATGAGACCAAATGGGGGAAGGGCTACTGTCAGGACCGGGCCAAGAAAGAGGGGCACCATCACGGCTACTCTTACTGTCCCGACAGCGGAGACAAACTGGGGAAGGAGGACAGGGACGACCTGGGTAACAGGAAGGAACGCCTCCGAAACAAG GACCGTCCCGCCATGCAGCTCTACCAGCCCGGCGCACGCAACAGGAAGCGCATGAGCTCAGCAGGCAAAGGCTACGACTGCATCCCTGTGGGCCACTCACCCGAACCCGGGACGGAGCACTGCTTCGAGGCCGTCACCGTGGCAACGGGGCTGGAGAAGGGGTTCGAGAAAAGCAAGGATGAGCAGTGA
- the upf3a gene encoding regulator of nonsense transcripts 3A isoform X1, with protein MRSEKDQMTAGKEKSVVEIQFRDLPREQENIPGNLKQKEEKKEVFTKVVIRRLPPNLSKDQLEEQLSPLPSYDYFEFFPADQSLYPHLFSRAYINFKNTEDILLFRDRFDGYVFIDNKGQEYPAVVEFAPFQKISKKKLKKKDAKAGSIEEDPEYKRFLENYSCDEEKSMANPETLLGEIEAKTRELIAKRTTPLLEYIKNKKIEKQRIREEKREERRRRELEKKRQREEEKRKRREEERRKRKEAEKQKKLSDKDIKIKLLKKSDRDDDVDSDRMKDKSDIGETDRGKWEKAGGQMKSKDPKEKGQPESDKEQREQHGRRQRDKDHRGKDEERKRQRHHYEFDKFMRRKDETKWGKGYCQDRAKKEGHHHGYSYCPDSGDKLGKEDRDDLGNRKERLRNKVSEKDRPAMQLYQPGARNRKRMSSAGKGYDCIPVGHSPEPGTEHCFEAVTVATGLEKGFEKSKDEQ; from the exons atgaGGTCTGAAAAGGACCAAATGACCGCGGGCAAGGAGAAAAGCGTCGTGGAGATACAGTTTAGAGACCTCCCCAGAGAGCAGGAGAACATTCCCGGTAACCTGAagcagaaagaagagaaaaaagaggttTTTACGAAG GTGGTGATTCGAAGGCTTCCACCTAACCTTTCAAAGGACCAACTAGAGGAGCAGCTCAGTCCGCTTCCCTCCTATGATTATTTTGAGTTCTTTCCAGCCGATCAAAG TCTTTACCCCCACCTGTTCTCCAGAGCATATAtcaactttaaaaacacagaggacatCCTTCTGTTCAGGGACCGATTCGATGGCTACGTCTTCATTGACAACAAGG GCCAAGAGTATCCTGCAGTGGTGGAGTTTGCCCCCTTCCAGAAAATCTCCAAgaagaaactaaaaaagaaagatgccAAAGCCGGGAGCATTGAGGAAG ACCCAGAATATAAGCGGTTCTTGGAGAATTACTCCTGTGATGAGGAGAAGTCAATGGCCAACCCCGAGACTCTGCTGGGAGAGATAGAGGCTAAGACCAGAGAGCTTATAG CCAAACGGACAACACCACTGTTGGAGTAcatcaaaaataagaaaattgagaaacag AGAATAcgggaggagaagagagaggagaggagaagacgTGAGCTTGAGAAGAAACGgcaaagggaggaggagaagagaaagcgacgagaggaggagagacgcAAACGAAAAGAGGCAGAGAAGCAAAAGAAACTGTCtgataaagacattaaaatcaAG CTCCTGAAGAAAAGTGACCGGGACGATGACGTGGATTCTGACCGAATGAAGGACAAAAGTGACATCGGGGAGACGGACAGAGGCAAATGGGAAAAAGCTGGAGGACAGATGAAGTCGAAGGACCCCAAAGAAAA AGGTCAGCCTGAGAGTGACAAGGAGCAGCGAGAGCAGCACGGCCGCAGACAGAGAGATAAGGACCACCGCGGGAAAGACGAAGAGAGGAAACGACAGAGACACCACTATGAGTTTGACAAGTTCATGCGCCGCAAAGATGAGACCAAATGGGGGAAGGGCTACTGTCAGGACCGGGCCAAGAAAGAGGGGCACCATCACGGCTACTCTTACTGTCCCGACAGCGGAGACAAACTGGGGAAGGAGGACAGGGACGACCTGGGTAACAGGAAGGAACGCCTCCGAAACAAGGTGAGCGAGAAG GACCGTCCCGCCATGCAGCTCTACCAGCCCGGCGCACGCAACAGGAAGCGCATGAGCTCAGCAGGCAAAGGCTACGACTGCATCCCTGTGGGCCACTCACCCGAACCCGGGACGGAGCACTGCTTCGAGGCCGTCACCGTGGCAACGGGGCTGGAGAAGGGGTTCGAGAAAAGCAAGGATGAGCAGTGA